One part of the Rothia sp. ZJ932 genome encodes these proteins:
- a CDS encoding glutamine synthetase family protein, producing the protein MDRQQEFVLRTIEERDVRFVRLWFTDVVGTLKSVALAPAEVEAAFAEGLGFDGSAIEGLTRISESDMLLQPDPSSFQILPWRGSDEPTSRMFCDILTPIGEPSASDTRGVLKRILQKASGMGFTCYTSPEIEFYLLKSKELNHEGKPEPVDHESYFDHTPGGVVQDFRRRAVSTLEEVGISVEFSHHEIGPGQNEIDLRHADALQTADNIQTFRTVIKEVAYAQNLYATFMPKPFTEHAGSGMHTHFSLFEGDTNAFFEAGSEYQLSKTARHFIAGVLKYAPEFTSVTNQYINSYKRLWGGGEAPSYQSWGHNNRSALVRVPLYKPNKMQSARIEYRGIDSAANPYLAYAVVLAAGLKGIEEEYPLSPAESDDIAAMTSSERRALGYNALPSSLDEALRLTEDSEFMAETLGEQVFEQFLRNKRNDWIDYRSQVTAYELKNNLGIL; encoded by the coding sequence GTGGACCGTCAGCAAGAATTTGTTTTGCGCACCATTGAGGAACGCGATGTGCGTTTCGTTCGTCTGTGGTTTACCGATGTGGTGGGAACCCTCAAATCGGTTGCTCTAGCGCCCGCTGAGGTCGAAGCCGCTTTTGCTGAGGGGTTAGGGTTTGACGGCTCGGCGATTGAGGGGTTAACCCGTATTTCGGAGTCTGACATGCTGCTGCAGCCTGACCCCTCCTCTTTTCAGATTCTGCCGTGGCGCGGTTCTGATGAGCCGACATCGCGCATGTTCTGCGATATTCTCACCCCCATTGGCGAGCCGAGCGCCTCAGATACCCGTGGCGTCCTCAAACGCATTCTGCAGAAGGCATCGGGTATGGGCTTCACTTGCTACACCTCACCCGAAATCGAGTTCTACCTGCTCAAATCTAAAGAGCTCAACCACGAGGGCAAGCCCGAGCCCGTAGATCACGAGAGCTATTTTGACCATACTCCCGGCGGAGTGGTGCAGGATTTCCGCCGCCGCGCGGTATCAACCCTTGAAGAAGTGGGCATTTCTGTAGAATTTTCGCACCATGAAATCGGCCCGGGACAGAACGAAATCGACCTGCGCCACGCGGACGCTTTGCAGACTGCCGATAACATTCAGACTTTCCGCACCGTTATCAAAGAAGTCGCCTACGCGCAGAACCTGTACGCGACCTTCATGCCTAAACCTTTTACCGAGCACGCGGGTTCGGGCATGCACACCCACTTCTCTCTCTTTGAGGGCGATACCAACGCTTTCTTCGAGGCAGGATCGGAGTATCAACTATCAAAGACTGCACGTCACTTCATTGCCGGCGTCCTCAAATACGCCCCTGAATTTACCTCGGTGACTAACCAGTACATCAACTCTTATAAGCGTCTGTGGGGCGGTGGTGAAGCACCCTCTTACCAGTCATGGGGGCATAACAACCGTTCGGCACTGGTGCGCGTTCCTCTCTACAAGCCCAACAAAATGCAGTCAGCCCGCATTGAATACAGGGGTATCGACTCAGCTGCCAACCCCTACCTAGCGTATGCCGTAGTGCTGGCGGCGGGGCTCAAAGGCATCGAAGAGGAGTACCCCCTCTCGCCTGCAGAAAGCGATGATATCGCCGCTATGACCTCATCGGAGCGTCGCGCCTTAGGCTACAACGCCCTGCCCTCATCTCTTGATGAGGCACTTCGCCTAACCGAAGACTCAGAATTTATGGCTGAAACCCTGGGCGAGCAGGTCTTTGAACAGTTTCTGCGCAACAAGCGCAACGACTGGATTGACTACCGCTCCCAGGTCACCGCCTACGAGCTGAAAAATAACCTCGGGATTCTCTAA
- a CDS encoding SPOR domain-containing protein gives MSQLSDDLPGSTKTEYWYNTSTGEVEEGQQSAVTKLWGPYATYEEAANAMKTAQARNEQWEEENKRWAEG, from the coding sequence ATGAGCCAGTTGAGCGACGATTTGCCCGGTTCCACCAAGACCGAGTACTGGTACAACACATCAACCGGTGAGGTAGAGGAGGGGCAGCAGTCAGCAGTAACCAAGCTTTGGGGTCCTTACGCTACCTACGAAGAAGCCGCCAATGCGATGAAAACAGCCCAGGCTCGCAATGAGCAGTGGGAAGAAGAGAATAAGCGCTGGGCTGAGGGGTAG
- the panB gene encoding 3-methyl-2-oxobutanoate hydroxymethyltransferase, producing MKVMSSTHPTAETTAPYGSGASASAPDRHSDYALDKVKKIRTVHLAQAKADGEKFAMLTCYDALTAAVFDAAGIETLLVGDSAGNNVLGHESTLTITVDQMIPLVAAVSSATKRAFVIADMPFGSYQVSPAQAVETAVRFMKEGGAHAVKMEASAYYAEHVRAVVNAGIPVVAHIGFTPQAEHALGGFRIQGRGDASAHVVEDAKALVEAGAFCVLLEMTTNDTATAVNQAIGPVPMVSIGAGSDATGFVLVWQDMMGLREGKMARFVKQYANLHKIFSDAARAYQDDIRSGAYPAPEHSFEV from the coding sequence ATGAAGGTTATGAGTTCAACCCACCCCACTGCTGAGACCACCGCCCCCTACGGCAGCGGCGCGTCCGCATCTGCACCTGACCGTCACAGCGACTACGCCCTCGATAAAGTCAAAAAAATCCGTACCGTCCACCTGGCACAAGCCAAAGCAGACGGCGAAAAATTCGCGATGCTCACCTGTTACGACGCGCTCACCGCCGCTGTCTTTGACGCGGCCGGTATTGAAACCCTGTTGGTCGGTGATTCAGCAGGTAACAACGTACTGGGGCACGAATCAACCCTCACTATTACCGTTGACCAGATGATTCCCCTAGTAGCTGCCGTATCTTCAGCGACTAAACGCGCCTTTGTCATTGCAGATATGCCTTTCGGTTCTTACCAGGTCTCCCCTGCCCAGGCAGTTGAAACAGCCGTGCGTTTCATGAAAGAAGGCGGTGCCCACGCCGTTAAGATGGAAGCCTCTGCCTACTACGCCGAGCACGTGCGCGCTGTAGTGAACGCCGGCATTCCCGTGGTGGCTCACATCGGATTTACCCCTCAAGCCGAACACGCCCTCGGTGGCTTTAGAATTCAAGGACGCGGGGACGCCTCCGCCCACGTGGTAGAAGACGCTAAAGCCCTCGTAGAAGCCGGCGCTTTCTGCGTTCTGCTCGAAATGACCACTAACGATACTGCCACCGCTGTCAACCAAGCCATCGGCCCTGTACCTATGGTCAGCATCGGTGCCGGTAGCGATGCCACAGGTTTTGTGCTGGTCTGGCAAGACATGATGGGCTTACGCGAAGGCAAGATGGCGCGTTTCGTCAAACAGTACGCGAACCTGCACAAGATTTTTTCGGACGCAGCCCGCGCCTACCAGGACGATATTCGCTCAGGCGCTTACCCCGCCCCCGAACACAGCTTTGAGGTCTAA